In Haloarchaeobius salinus, the sequence TGATGCCGGGACTCGGCGTCGTCGAGACCGCGGCGTTCGAGGAGATCGCGCTCAAACTCGTGACCCACGAACTGCAGTGGCTGTTCATCGCCGGGGTGTTCGCCGGGTGGCTGATGGGGCTGCTGGCGTGGCTCATCACGGCGGCCCAGGAGACGACGAGCCGGCTTATCCTCATCCTCATCGTCACGGGGGCCATCGGCATCCTCCACCTGCCACACTCCATCGCCGGCAACGTCGAGGTGCTGTTCGGCCTGTTCGTCTCCCCCGCGATCACCGTCGTCGACTACCTCGCCTTCCTCGTGCTGGCGACGATCGGCAACGCCGTCGGCGGCGCGGTGTTCGTCGCCCTGCTGAAGTACGGCCACGTCGTCCGGGGCGGGAGCTGAGGGAGTCGAGGCAGGGCCCCGTCATCTTCATATACTCCAAGTAGCAACAGGTGTACGATGCCTTCGCACACCGGGGGGCGGTGAGTCGTGGCGGACTCGCCCGCGGTCCTCATCGTCGAGGACGAACCCGACCTGGCGAACCTGTACGCCGCGTGGCTCAGGGACGCCTGTACCGTGAAGACGGCCTACAACGGCAGTCAGGCGCTCGAGGCCATGGACGACTCGCGCGACATCGTCCTGCTCGACCGCCGGATGCCCGGGCTCTCCGGCGATCAGGTGCTCTCGACCATCCGCGAGCGCGAGCTCGACACCAGGGTGGCGATGGTGACCGCGGTCGAGCCCGACTTCGACATCATCCAGATGGGCTTCGACGACTACCTCGTCAAGCCGGTTTCGAAGGAGGACCTCCTCTCGACCATCGACCAGCTGCTCCTGCGGTCGACCTACGACGAGCAGATTCAGCAGTTCTTCGCGCTCGCCTCGAAGAAGGCGCTGCTGGACTCCCAGAAGACCGAGGCCGAGCTGCGGGCCTCCGAGAAGTACGCCAGACTGGAGGACCGGTTGAACGTGATGCGCGCCCAGATCGACGAGACCATCACCGAGCTGTCGAACCACGACGCCTACCGGCGGGTCTGTCAGGACCTCTCCAGAACCGACTGACGGCCGACGCCCACGGACCGTCAGTTACCGCCGAGACACTTCGAACGTGACCATCCCGGTCACGGAGAACTGCGTCCCGCCGGCCTGTCCCGTCGACACGTCCACCTCCCAGCCGTGGGCCTCGGCGATCTCGCGGGCGACGGCGAGCCCGAGCCCGGAGCGTTCGCTGCCGGTCGTCGTCTCCGGCTCGAACACGCGGTCGAACTCGGTCTCGGGGATGGCGGCGGCGTCGTCGAGGATGTAGAAGCCGGTGGGCTTGCCGGTGGCGTCGTCCTCGACGGGGCCGATGCGGACCGTCGCGTCGCCCTCGGCGCGGGTCGTCACGTCGTTGAACACCGTCTCGAGCATGTGGACGAAGCGGGCGCGTTCGGCACGCACGCTGCCCTCGAACTCGAGGTAGACGGTCATGTCCTCGGCGATGGACGCGTCGAGTGCGTCGGCCAGTGTGCTCTCGAAGTCGACCGAGGAGCGCGAACCCATCGCGCTCTGGTCGCGGGCGAACTCGAGCACGTCGTCGACGAGCTCCTCGGCACGGGTGAGCGTCTCCGTCACCGCGGGGTCCTGGCTCTCCGCGTCGAACTCGCTGGCGACCTCGTCGAGGTGCTGCTGGAGGTCCTCCGAGAGGATGTCCGCGACGGCACGGAGCCGCTCGGACTGCCGGGCGAGCGACTGCTTGCGGTCCTGGAGCAGCTTCTCGCGGTCGGACCGGTCGAGCGCGGCCTCGGTGTTCGACGCCAGCAGCGAGACCAGCTCGAGGTCGGTGTCGTCGAAGCCCTCGACCCGCGTCGAGCCGGTCATGATGACGCCGTGGGTGCCGATGGGGACGATGATCTCCGAGCGCAGCGGCGTGTCCTCGTTGTAGAGTCCCGTCTCCTCGGTGAGGTCGTCGAACATCTTCGGCTCGCCCTCGCGGTAGACGTCCCAGACGAGCCCCTCGCCCTCGTAGAACTGGGGGAGGCCGCCGAGCTCGGTGTGGGCACCCATCGTCGCGGCCATCGGGTCGAGACAGCCGCGTTCGTCGTCGAGCAGCCAGACACCCGAGATGGGCAGGTCGAGCAGTTCGTCGGCGGCGTGCACCGCGACCGAGCAGATCTCGGCGGCGTCCTCCGCGCCGAACAGCCAGCGCGTGACCTCGTGCAGCGAGTCGACGGTCTCCTCGTACTCGCGCTGCTCGGTCACGTCGCGGATGACGCCCGCGACGCTCGCGAGGCCCTCGCCGAGCGGGACCATCCGCATCTCGCCGATGCGCTCCTCGCCGTCGGCGTCGACGAACGAGAGCTCGAAGCGCTGGTAGCTCGTCTCGCCCGACTGGAGGGTGCCGATGGCCTCGCCGATGGCCATCGCGCCCTCGGAGTCGATGCTCGCGAGTTCGGGGAGCCGACGGATCGGCTGGCCGACGAGCTCGTCGCGGCTCGCCCCGAGGGTCTCCTCGATGGCCTCGTTCACGCTGGCGATGCGGTCGTCGTCGTCGACGGTGAGCACGCCGTCGTGGACCGCCTCCACGACGCGGGCGTGCTGTGCGAGCTCGTTCTCTCGCTCCTTCCGGTCGGTGATGTCGCGCAGGTACACCGAGAGACCTGACCCGGAGGGGTAGGCGTTGGCCTCGAACCACGTGTCGAGGGGGTTGTGGTACACCTCGAAGGACACGGGCTCCTGGGTCTCCATCGCCTGGTGGAACCCCTCGGGGAACTGGGTCTCGACGGTCTCGGGGAACTCGTCCCACATCACCCGGCCGATGAGCTGGCGGCGCGACCGCTTGAGCATCGACTCGGCGCGGTCGTTGATGTACGTGAAGCGCCAGTCGGCGTCGAGCGCGAAGAACGCGTCCTCGACGCGGTCGAGGATCGGGACCGAGCGGTCCGTCGCGTGCGGCCCGTTGTTCACCCTGTGTCCACCTCGTCGGATGCGTTCGGTCGGGGAGAGCGCGAGACGGTGCGGGGAGAATGCATGGCTGCGGGGTCGTACGGGGCTACGTGATTCCCCTACTTACCTTTCGTGGCCAACCTCGCCTCCGGCGTCGGGGGCGAGGGTCGGCAATCGACCGGGTCGACACCAGTCTCGTCACAGCACACGGACAGCTTCGCATCTGACCGCGACCGGTCTAGCCGGCGGTGTCGAGGCGGTCGTCGGCCCGGATGGACCCACTGTCGGGCTGAACTGTCGGACGGCGGCCACGTTCCGGGACCGATACCGGCCGTCAGATCCCCCGTGACGACCCTGCGAGGCCGGCCAGACAAGAGTTAACTCGGTCCTCGCCCTCGCTCCGGTATGACAGTCGTCGTCGTGGGCGGTGGTATCGTCGGTATGGCGGCCGCGTACAGCCTCGCCGAGCGGGGCGTCGAGGTCGTACTCTGTGAGAAGGGGTCGGTCGGCTCGGGGAGCACCGAGCGCTCTGCGGGCGGCATCCGAACCCAGTTCTCGACGCGGGTGAACGTCAGGCTCTCGCAGGCGAGCATCGCAGTCTGGGAGTCGTTCGAGAAGGAGTTCGGCGTCGACATCGAGTACCGACGCTCCGGCTACCTCTTCCTGGCCCGCGACGGGGCGACCGCCGACGACTTCGAGTCGAACGTCGCCATGCAGCGCGAGGAGGGCGTCGACAGCGAACTGCTCGCCCCCGAGGACGCCCGGGAGTACTGTCCCGGGCTCGACCCGGAGCCGTTCCGCGCCGCGACGTACTGCCCGACGGACGGCTTCGCCGACCCGCACCTCGCGCTGCAGGGGTACTCCCAGGCGGCCGCCGAGGCCGGCGTCGAGGTGCGGACGAAGACGCCGGTGACGGCGGTGCACCGCGAGGACGGCGACGACGGCCGCGTCACCGGCGTCGAGACCCCGGACGGCACCATCGAGGCGGAGTACGTCGTCAACGCCGCCGGCCCGTGGGCGAGCCGACTCAACGAACTGGCCGGCGTCGACCTGCCCGTCGTACCGAAGCGCCGGCAGGTCGCCGTCGTCGACCCGGAGACGCCGGTCCCAGAGTCCGTCCCGCTGACCATCGACCTCGACACGGGCGTGTACTTCCGGCCCGAACGCGAGGGCGCGGCGCTCGTCGGCGGCCACTTCGGCGGCGACGACCCCGACGCGGACCCCGACCGGTTCTCCACGACGGCGGACACCGACTGGACCATCGAAGCGGTCGAGCACGCGGCCGACTGTGCCGCCTACTTCGGGCCGGAGACCAGAATCAAGAACGGCTGGGCGGGGCTGTACGCCGTCACGCCCGACCACCACCCCATCGTCGAGGAGGTCGCACCGGGCTACCTCACCGCCATCGGCTTCTCGGGGCACGGGTTCCAGCACGCCCCCGCCACGGGTCGGATCATCACGGACCTCGTCGTCGACGGCGAGACCGACCTCGTCGACCTCGACGCGCTCTCGGCCGACCGGTTCGAGCGCGGCGAGACCCACGACGAGCGGAACGTCGCCTGAGCGGTCGGCGCGGGCCGCCGTCAGGCGACCGTCGCTCTACTCAGAAGAAGTCGAGGATGGCGGCGTCGTTCTCGGGGAACAGGCGGTCGAGCGTCCCGAGCGTCTCGTCGTCGGCTCGGAGGTCGGTCGTCTTCGCCAGGCGGTCCGCCGGTGCGTAGCCGGCGAGCATCTGGCTGAGTGCGCCGATGTCCAGCCCGGCGTCGACGTCAGCCCCGTCGTCGACTCGGTGGACCGTCCCGACGCCGTCGGTCACGTCGAGCCGGAACACCCCGTCGTTCCACGGTGCGAGTCCATCGTCGACGGCGAGGGTGACCACACCGTCGGCGTCGTACCCGACGGTCTCCAGCGCGTCGGCCACGTCGACGATGCGGACCATCGGCCCACCCTGCAGCTCCGTCTCGACCTCGCCACGGTCCTCGACCAGGTCGGGCAGGACGGTGTCGGGCTGCTCGTGGAGCGTCACCGTCGACACCTGCGAGTCGTGGTCGCGGCAGAACGCGAGGATGCGGAGGTACGCCTCGTGGTCGCGCGCCCGGTGCTCCCAGACGTCCAGCTCGCGACCGTCGTCTCCCTCGCTCACCTCGTAGATGACGTACGCTCGCAGCTCGTCCTCGGTGCCCCAGCCGTAGACGAACGGGTCGTCCTCCCAGCCGGTGAACCGGCGGTATCGCCACCAGTCCTCGTCGCGGTGGACGGTCAGGTCCATACCTGCGGTGTCGGCGCGGTAGACGGCGTCGACGGCCGCCCAGTCGTCGCCGTCGAGCCGTCGCCAGCGGGCGTCCCCCGTCTCGCGACCCGTGCGCTCGGCCTCCGCGTCGGCGGCCTCGGCGGCGAATTCGAGGGTCTCCGGCGGGCAGGCGATGTCGACGTACCGGTTCGCGGTCTCCCAGCCGTACTGCCGGTAGAAGCCGTACTCGAACGGCCACAGGGCGCAGATGGGGGCCTCGCGGTCGTGGTACTCCTGCACCGACCCCTCGAGCATCCGCCGGACGTTGCCACCGCGGCGGTGCTCGGGCGGCGAGGCGACAGCGGAGAGCCCCGGCATCTCCACGGTCGCGCCGCGGAGCGTCGTCTCGAACCAGAAGTGCCGACAGACCGCGAGCGGGTCGCCGTCGTCGTCGAACACCCCGCGCTTTGCACCGAGGCGGTCGCGTTCGTGCTGCTCGTCGGGGTCGTACTCCATCGCCCCGGGGCCGGCCTGGGGCCGGAACGCGTAGGTGACGAACTCGTGGAAGGTCGCCGCCTCGTCGTCCGTGAGGGGGCGGTACGTTGTCATGGTCGAACGGGCAACGTCGCTGGGTAAGAAGGTTGCCGTAGGGAGCTAGTCGCTGTCACACCGCCACCGGGGGCCGACCGGGTGTTGTGTGCGAGGGACGCAGGACCGAATGCTATTGTGCTCTACACGCACAGTTATGGGACGATGCTCGAACTGTACCAGTCGGAGGGCTGCCCGCATTCCCGGAAGGTCAGGGAGACGCTCTCGGCACTCGGCGTCTCGTACGTCGCACACAACCCACGACTCCCGGGCGACCAGGGCGGCGACGTGACCAACGAGACGACACACGACCGCCTCACGGCGGTCGGGGACGACCAGATACCGTACCTCGTCGATACGGACCGCGACGTCACGATGTACGAGAGCGACGACATCGTCGAGTACCTCGAGGAGCACTACGCCTAGGCGCGAGGGTCGAGGCGGTGGCGACCCTCAGCCCGAGATGTACGCCTCGAACCGGTCCATCGCCTCGCGGAGGTCGTCGAGCCCGGTCGCGTAGGAGACGCGGAGGTGGCCCTCGCCGCCGTCGCCGAACGCGTCGCCGGGGACCATCGCGACGCCCTGCTCCTTCAGCAGGCCCTCGGCGAACGCCTCGGCGGACTCGTCGGTCGGTACCTCGGGGAAGACGTAGAACGCGCCTCTGGCCCGGAAGCAGTCGACACCCATCTCGTCGAACCGGGAGAGGACGAACCGTCGCCGGCGGTCGTACTCGTCGACCATCGCCTCGACCTCGTCGTCGCAGGAGCGCAGCGCCTCGAGCGCGGCGTACTGCGCTGTCGTCGGTGCCGACAGCATCCCGTACTGGTGGACGCGGTTGATGGCAGTGACCACCTCGGGCGGGGCCATCGCGTAGCCCAGCCGCAGCCCCGTCATCGCGTAGGCCTTCGAGAAGCCGTTGAAGACGACGGTGCGCTCGCGCATCCCCGGCAGGGTGGCGATGGAGGTGTGCTCGTTCTCGTACTGCAACTCGGCGTAGATCTCGTCCGAGAGCACGCCGAGGTCGTGCTCCCGGCAGAACTCCGCGACCGGCTCCAGCTCCTCGCCGGTCATCACCGCACCGGTCGGGTTGTTCGGGTAACAGAGCATCAGCAGGTCGGCGTCGGCCGCGCCAGCCGACTCGAGTGCCTCGGGGGTGAGCTTGAACTCGTCGGCTTCCCGGGTCGGCACGCGCAGCGGCTCGCCGCCGGCGAAGATGACGCCGGGCACGTACGAGATGTACGCCGGCTCGACCACCGCGACGGTGTCGCCGGGGTCGACGAGCGCCCGGAGCGCCGCGTCGACGGCCTCGCTCACGCCCGTCGTCACCAGGATCTCCTCGTCCGGGCCGTAGTCGAGGTCGTAGCGGTCGTCGACGTGACCCGAGATGGCCTCCCGGAGCTCCAGCAGCCCACGGTTCGACGTGTAGCTCGTCCGGCCGCGCTCCAGCGAGTCGATGGCCGCGTCGCGGGCCGCCCACGGCGCGGAGAAGTCCGGCTCGCCGACGCCCAGCGAGATGACGTCGTCGCGTTCCTCCGCCAGCTCGAAGAACCTGCGGATGCCCGACGGCGGTACCGCCCGAACGCGGTCTGCGGTCTCCAGCCCCATGGTCAGGGTGACACCGAGAGCCGGTCGTCTTCGTCGTCGTCGTCCAGGACGACCCCGCGGTCCTTGTACGTCGTCATGACGTAGTGCGTGACCGTCTGGGTGACCTCCGGGACGGGCGCGACCTTCTCGCTGATGAAGATGGAGACGTCGTGCATCGACGACCCCTCGACCTCCATGAGGAAGTCGTAGTCGCCGCTGACCAGCCGGAGGGTCTTGACCTGCGGGAAGCGCGCGAGCCGTTCGGCGATGTCGCCGTAGCCCGTCTCGCGGTCGAGGGTGACGTTGAGCTCCACCGTCGCGCGGACCACCTCGCGGTCGGTCCGCTCCCAGTCGACGATGGCCTGGTAGCCAGCGACGACTCCCTCCTCTTCCAGTGCCGCGAGTGCCGCCTCGACCTCGTTCTCGGTCAGGTCGGTCATGCGTGCGAGGTCCGCCGTCGTGTGACGTGCGTCCTCGACCAGCAGGTCGAGCAGGTCGTCCCGTGCCGTCATACCCCTAGGAGTCGGCGAGGGGGTCAAAAGCGTTGCTTCCGCGTCCGGGTTCGCCGCGAACGAAGCGTGGCGGACTCAGTCGGGGACGTGACCGAGGTCGACGTCCTCGAACGCGCCCGGGCGACGCCCCTCCGTCGCGTAGACGTACAGGGCCGTCTTGGCGATGCTCGACAGCGACGCGCTGAACAGGTACACACCGACGAGCAGGACGGCGGCGACGGCCACCGACGCGCCGAACCCGAAGCCGCTCCCCGACGCGATGCCGAGGAACAGGACCGTACCCGCGACGATGACGACCGGCAGCATGAACAGGAACGTGACGATACCCACGCCGAAGTGCGCACCGGCGGTCTCGCCCCACGTCCCCTTGAACGTCTCACCGCTCCGGCGAACCGCCTCCCGGACCGAGACGTCCTCGAAGGCGATGACGGGGACGACGAAGTAGGTGAGGATGGACCACGCGACGCTGACGATGCCCGCCAGGATCTCGGCGAGGAGGCTGTCCTGGCTGTCGATGAGCTGGACGACGACGCCGACGGTCGCCGATATCACCGACCAGACGAGCAGCGTGCCCTTGTTGCGCCACGCGGCGGCCATCCCGCTCCGGAACGACGGTTCGCCACCCTCGAACGCGGTCCGCGTCTCGTGCATCAGCGCCGCCGTGGAGAAGGAGGCGACGAACGTCGTCCCGAGGTAGAGCAGGAACAGCACGCCGAGCGCGACGACATCGGACCCGAACCCGCCGACGACTGACGTACCTCCGACCAGTAGTGCGACGTAGCAGAGCCCACCGACGCCGCCGACCAGCGGGAACACCGCCAGCTCGGGGTCGTCGCGGAGCACCCGGATACTGTCCTTCGTGAGCGCCCAGCCGGTCCGGAGGCGTGTGAGCAGTCCCATGCGAGCACAGATGCCCGGGTGTCGGATAAAGGACGGCGGACGGTTTCTCGCTCAGTAGTTCTTGAACAGGTGCGCCCGCACGTCGTCCTTCGTCTGGACGTACTGCGTCGTCCCGTCGGGCATGTCGACCTCGTACCTGGCGTCCTCCTTCGACGCCTCGCGCCACTTGCCGTCGTGGGTGTCGAGCAGGTTCATCATCGCGTTCAGCCGGTCGTCGCCCGCCTCGCTCCCGTCGCTCGGGTCCGGCATCGACGAGGAGCTCCCCGACGTGGTCGTCCCACCGTCCGCTGCCTCCGCCTGTGTGCCCTCGTCCGCGGCCGCTCCACCGTCGGCTGTCGCCTCCTCCTCGTCCTGGTGCTCGACGGCCTCGGCCGCCTGCTCCTCCGTCGACTCGTCCCCCACCGCGTCGTCCGTCTCCGACGGTGGTGCGACGTCCACATCGACGTCGACGTCGATCTCGTCGGTGTCGACGGTGTCGATGAGGTACTGCAGCGCGTCCCGCTTTCGCACGTAGCCGTACCGCGTCTCGGCCTGCAGCTCCGCCCGCAGCGATTCGAGGAACTCCGCCTGCGCGTCGGAGACGGTCATCTCTGGCATGGTTCCACTCTCGAAGCCCCCCGTAATAAGCGTGGACACTCGCCGGAGCCCTGAACACCAGCCATTAAGCCGCCGAGCGCCAAGATGATGGCGACATGGTCCAGATGGAGTCAGACTCGAACCTCGGAGCCGGTGACGTCGCACCCGACTTCGAACTGCCGGGTGTCGACGGCGAGACGTACACGCTCGACAGCTTCGCCGACGCCGAGGCGCTGCTGCTCGTGTTCACCTGCAACCACTGCCCCTACGCGCAGGCGAAGTTCGACCTGCTGAACGAGCTCGCGGCCGAGCACGACGACGTGGCCGTCGTCGGCATCAACCCGAACGACGCCGAGGAGTACCCGGACGACTCCTTCGACGCGATGCGCGAGTGGACCGCGGACGGGCGCATCCAGTACGACGCCTACCTCCGCGACGAGTCCCAGGAGGTCGCGGCCGAGTACGGTGCGGTCTGCACCCCCGACCCGTTCCTGTTCGCCAACGAGGACGGCGAGTTCCGACTCGTCTACCAGGGCCGCCTCGACGACGCCCTGAACCCGGAGGACGAGCCGACGCGGTTCCACGTCCGCGAGGCCATCGACGCCGTCCTCGCCGGCGAGGACGTCGACCTCGAGTGGGAGCCCTCGCGTGGCTGCTCCATCAAGTGGAAGGACGACGACTGAACAGGGGCGAACCGGCCCCCGAAATCAGACCGCGCGCCGGTACTGTATCGGCCACTCGACCTCGTCTTCTCTGCCGAGTTTCTCCGCGGCGTGCAGCGTGAAGTACGGATCCCGCAGGTGCTCGCGACCGACGATGGCGAGGTCGGCCCGGCCGTTCCGTATCAGTTCGTCGGCCTGCTCGGGGGCCGTGATCCCGCCGACTGCACCGACCAGCGCGTCGGTCGCCTCGTCAACGCGCTCCGCGTAGGGCACCTGGTAGCCCGGCCCCGTGTCCGGGATCTGCTGGTCGGGGTGGAGCCCGCCCGCCGAGACGTCTATCAGGTCCGCCCCCTCGTCGGCGAGATCGCCGGCCAGCCGGGCGGTGTCGTCGACGGTCCACGAGTCGCGGTCGGGCAGCCAGTCCGTCGCCGACACGCGGACGAAGACGGGCTTCCCGTCGGGCCAGACCTCGCGGACTGCCGCGGTCGCCTCGCGGACGACTCTGGTCCGGTCCTCGAAGTCGCCGCCGTAGCGGTCGTCGCGGCGGTTCGTCACCGGCGAGCAGAACTCGTGGAGCAGGTAGCCGTGGGCGGCGTGGACCTCCGCGATCTCGAAGCCGGCGTCGAGTGCGCGCTCGGCCGCGGCCCGGAAGTCGTCGACGACGCTCTCTACCTCCTCGGTCGTCATCGTCGCGACGGTCTTGTCGTCGTCGTAGGGATACGCCTCGGCGGACGGCGAGGGCGCGACCCAGCCGTCACCGTCGGGCTGCACCGGCGTCGAGCCGTCCCACGGGGGCGTCTTCGAGCCCTTGTGGCCGGCGTGTGCGAGCTGGATGGCCGGCACCGAGCCCTGTCCGGCGATGAAGGCGGCGATGGGCGCGAGCGCGTCGGCGTGCGCGTCGCTCCAGATGCCGAGGTCGTCGGGGGAGATGCGGCCCGCGGGCGAGACGGCCGTCGCCTCGGTCATGACGATGCCCGCGCCGCCGACGGCCCGACTGCCCAGATGTTGCTGGTGCCAGTCCGTCGCCAGCCCGTCGCCCGCACAGGAGTACTGGCACATCGGGGAGACCATCACGCGGTTCGGCACCCTCGTCTCGCGTATCGACAGGTCTGCGAAGAGGTCGCTCATCGGCGGTGGTAGCGCGTCGGCGGGGGTCAAGCCCACGGTGCCCGCACCCCTTGCCGCTACGATGGAGACCCGGACGGTGTCCGACGGAGAGACAGCCGGCCAGCCGGGGCTTTCGAAGTGGTGTCGATGGGGCCTGTCGAACGACGATGTTGTATTCGACAACGAGCGTATCCGAACACGACCTCGCACGGAAGGACGGGGCTTATCGCACTCGCCGAAGAACCTCGTCGCATGAACCTGCAGGAGACGTTCGGGACGGACGCACCGGTCGTCGGCATGGTCCACCTGCCGCCGCTGCCGGGTGCACCCCGGTTCGACGGCGACCGCGCGGGACTGCGAGAACAGATGCTGGCAGATGCCAGCGCGCTCGAAGTCGGCGGTGTGGACGGCATCATGGTCGAGAACTTCGGCGACGCGCCGTTCTACCCCGAGGACGTGCCGAAGCACGTCGTCGCCGAGATGGCGTCCCTCGGGACGGAGCTGGTCGACGAGGTGTCGATCCCGGTCGGCATCAACGTGCTCCGGAACGACGCCGAGGCCGCGCTTTCCATCGCGGCCGCGGTCGACGCGGACTACGTCCGGGTGAACGCACACGTCGGCGCGACGGTCACCGACCAGGGGCTCATCCAGGGGAAGGCCCACGAGACGATGCGGCTGCGCGACCGGCTCGACGCGGACGTGGCCGTGCTCGCCGACGTTGGCGTCAAGCACGCCGCACCGCTGGCGGACCGGCCGATGCGCGAGGAGCTGGTCGACGCGGTGGAGCGCGGGCTCGCCGACGGCATCGTCGTCTCCGGCTCGGGCACGGGCGACCCGACCGACCGGAGCGTCCTGGAGACCGCCCGCGAGACCATCGACGATGCGGTTCCGGGCACGCCGCTGTTCGTCGGGAGCGGTGTGACCGCGGAGACCGTGGACGGGACGCTCGAACTGGCCGACGGCGTCGTCGTCGGGACCGCGCTGAAGGAGGGCGGCGAGACGACGAACCTCGTCGACGAGGACCGGGTCCGTGCGGTCGTCGACGCGGCGCGGGATCGATAAGAACGGACCGGGCAGTCGTCGGGTGCGGTTCAGTCGTCGGCCGGGACGGGTTCGCCGTGGCTGATCTCGGTGCCGAGCACCTCGAGGAACTGCGAGAGCCACTCGGGGTGGTCCGGCCAGGCCTGGGCGGTGACGAGGTTCCGGTCGGTCGTCACGCCGTCGTGCCACGTGCCGCCGGCCTCCTCGACGTCGTACTTCAGGGCGGGGTACGCCGTGCAGCCGTAGCCCTCGACCACGCCGGCGGCCGCGAGGATCTGCATCCCGTGGCAGATGCAGGCGACGGGCTTGTCCGCCTCGAAGAAGTGCTGGACGGTGTCGATGACCTGGTCGTAGTTGCGCAGGTACTCCGGCGCGCGCCCCCCGGGGACGACCAGTGCGTCGTACTCCGCGGGGTCGATGTCGTCGAACGTCGCGTTCAGCGCGAAGTCGTGACCCCGGGTCTCGAGGTACGTCTGGTCCCCCCGGAAGTCGTGGACGGCTGTCTTGACCGCGTCTTCGCTCGTCTTCTCGGGACAGACCGCGTGTACCTCGTGGCCGACGGCCTGGAGCGCCTGGAACGGCACCATGATCTCGTAGTCCTCGACGAAGTCACCCGCGAG encodes:
- a CDS encoding thioredoxin family protein, producing the protein MVQMESDSNLGAGDVAPDFELPGVDGETYTLDSFADAEALLLVFTCNHCPYAQAKFDLLNELAAEHDDVAVVGINPNDAEEYPDDSFDAMREWTADGRIQYDAYLRDESQEVAAEYGAVCTPDPFLFANEDGEFRLVYQGRLDDALNPEDEPTRFHVREAIDAVLAGEDVDLEWEPSRGCSIKWKDDD
- a CDS encoding Lrp/AsnC family transcriptional regulator, which gives rise to MTARDDLLDLLVEDARHTTADLARMTDLTENEVEAALAALEEEGVVAGYQAIVDWERTDREVVRATVELNVTLDRETGYGDIAERLARFPQVKTLRLVSGDYDFLMEVEGSSMHDVSIFISEKVAPVPEVTQTVTHYVMTTYKDRGVVLDDDDEDDRLSVSP
- a CDS encoding sensor histidine kinase: MNNGPHATDRSVPILDRVEDAFFALDADWRFTYINDRAESMLKRSRRQLIGRVMWDEFPETVETQFPEGFHQAMETQEPVSFEVYHNPLDTWFEANAYPSGSGLSVYLRDITDRKERENELAQHARVVEAVHDGVLTVDDDDRIASVNEAIEETLGASRDELVGQPIRRLPELASIDSEGAMAIGEAIGTLQSGETSYQRFELSFVDADGEERIGEMRMVPLGEGLASVAGVIRDVTEQREYEETVDSLHEVTRWLFGAEDAAEICSVAVHAADELLDLPISGVWLLDDERGCLDPMAATMGAHTELGGLPQFYEGEGLVWDVYREGEPKMFDDLTEETGLYNEDTPLRSEIIVPIGTHGVIMTGSTRVEGFDDTDLELVSLLASNTEAALDRSDREKLLQDRKQSLARQSERLRAVADILSEDLQQHLDEVASEFDAESQDPAVTETLTRAEELVDDVLEFARDQSAMGSRSSVDFESTLADALDASIAEDMTVYLEFEGSVRAERARFVHMLETVFNDVTTRAEGDATVRIGPVEDDATGKPTGFYILDDAAAIPETEFDRVFEPETTTGSERSGLGLAVAREIAEAHGWEVDVSTGQAGGTQFSVTGMVTFEVSRR
- a CDS encoding NAD(P)/FAD-dependent oxidoreductase, with product MTVVVVGGGIVGMAAAYSLAERGVEVVLCEKGSVGSGSTERSAGGIRTQFSTRVNVRLSQASIAVWESFEKEFGVDIEYRRSGYLFLARDGATADDFESNVAMQREEGVDSELLAPEDAREYCPGLDPEPFRAATYCPTDGFADPHLALQGYSQAAAEAGVEVRTKTPVTAVHREDGDDGRVTGVETPDGTIEAEYVVNAAGPWASRLNELAGVDLPVVPKRRQVAVVDPETPVPESVPLTIDLDTGVYFRPEREGAALVGGHFGGDDPDADPDRFSTTADTDWTIEAVEHAADCAAYFGPETRIKNGWAGLYAVTPDHHPIVEEVAPGYLTAIGFSGHGFQHAPATGRIITDLVVDGETDLVDLDALSADRFERGETHDERNVA
- a CDS encoding GNAT family N-acetyltransferase; the encoded protein is MTTYRPLTDDEAATFHEFVTYAFRPQAGPGAMEYDPDEQHERDRLGAKRGVFDDDGDPLAVCRHFWFETTLRGATVEMPGLSAVASPPEHRRGGNVRRMLEGSVQEYHDREAPICALWPFEYGFYRQYGWETANRYVDIACPPETLEFAAEAADAEAERTGRETGDARWRRLDGDDWAAVDAVYRADTAGMDLTVHRDEDWWRYRRFTGWEDDPFVYGWGTEDELRAYVIYEVSEGDDGRELDVWEHRARDHEAYLRILAFCRDHDSQVSTVTLHEQPDTVLPDLVEDRGEVETELQGGPMVRIVDVADALETVGYDADGVVTLAVDDGLAPWNDGVFRLDVTDGVGTVHRVDDGADVDAGLDIGALSQMLAGYAPADRLAKTTDLRADDETLGTLDRLFPENDAAILDFF
- a CDS encoding DUF6159 family protein yields the protein MGLLTRLRTGWALTKDSIRVLRDDPELAVFPLVGGVGGLCYVALLVGGTSVVGGFGSDVVALGVLFLLYLGTTFVASFSTAALMHETRTAFEGGEPSFRSGMAAAWRNKGTLLVWSVISATVGVVVQLIDSQDSLLAEILAGIVSVAWSILTYFVVPVIAFEDVSVREAVRRSGETFKGTWGETAGAHFGVGIVTFLFMLPVVIVAGTVLFLGIASGSGFGFGASVAVAAVLLVGVYLFSASLSSIAKTALYVYATEGRRPGAFEDVDLGHVPD
- a CDS encoding glutathione S-transferase N-terminal domain-containing protein; translation: MLELYQSEGCPHSRKVRETLSALGVSYVAHNPRLPGDQGGDVTNETTHDRLTAVGDDQIPYLVDTDRDVTMYESDDIVEYLEEHYA
- a CDS encoding pyridoxal phosphate-dependent aminotransferase; amino-acid sequence: MGLETADRVRAVPPSGIRRFFELAEERDDVISLGVGEPDFSAPWAARDAAIDSLERGRTSYTSNRGLLELREAISGHVDDRYDLDYGPDEEILVTTGVSEAVDAALRALVDPGDTVAVVEPAYISYVPGVIFAGGEPLRVPTREADEFKLTPEALESAGAADADLLMLCYPNNPTGAVMTGEELEPVAEFCREHDLGVLSDEIYAELQYENEHTSIATLPGMRERTVVFNGFSKAYAMTGLRLGYAMAPPEVVTAINRVHQYGMLSAPTTAQYAALEALRSCDDEVEAMVDEYDRRRRFVLSRFDEMGVDCFRARGAFYVFPEVPTDESAEAFAEGLLKEQGVAMVPGDAFGDGGEGHLRVSYATGLDDLREAMDRFEAYISG
- a CDS encoding HalX domain-containing protein, which translates into the protein MADSPAVLIVEDEPDLANLYAAWLRDACTVKTAYNGSQALEAMDDSRDIVLLDRRMPGLSGDQVLSTIRERELDTRVAMVTAVEPDFDIIQMGFDDYLVKPVSKEDLLSTIDQLLLRSTYDEQIQQFFALASKKALLDSQKTEAELRASEKYARLEDRLNVMRAQIDETITELSNHDAYRRVCQDLSRTD